The genomic DNA CTCTGAGGAAAAGACTGAGCCAGGCTGtgcagggtgagagagagggagcgagcgTGAGAGAGAGTATCAGATTCAGCTGGTATCTACAGACAGACTGGCTGACCCTGTGTCTCTGTTGTCCAATCAGATCTGAGCTCGGAGCTGGTTGGTTCGCTGCTGTCACGTGACCAGCTCCAGACGGAGCAGGATGCCATCTTACTGGAGGTGGAGGACCTGACCGCGTAAGAGAGACTGTCACTCCCTCACACTGTCACTCCCTCACTCTGTCACTCCCTCACTctgtcactctctcacactgtcactccctcactctctcacactgtcACTCTGTCACATTAATTTTCACACTTTCATGCAACACTTTCATTACTGATGAATTTCTCACATCTCCACTAGGTGGCAGAGTGTTTCTCTGGAAAGCTTTGTAAAGTTCTGGAAAGCCCTATAGAGTTCTGGAAAGCTCTGTAAAGTTCTGTAAAGCTCTGTAAAGTTCTGGAAAGCTTTGTAAAGTTCTGGAAAGCTCTGTAAAGTTCTTCTCTTTTCGTCTTGCAGGTTTGCTGAGAACGAACAAACTCGCCAGCACAGGAGGGCTCTGAGATGACCAGTGGCACACTGCGTCCTGATCAGGAGggatgcaatgtgtgtgtgtgtgtgtgtgtgtgtgtgtgtgtgtgtgtgtgtgtgtgtcagtgtgtgtgtgtgtgtgtgtgtgtgtgtgtgcgtgtgtgtgtgtgaaggtctGGTTCTGTGTTATTTTTCGTTCCTATCCAGTGTTCAGTATTTCCGGATCTCATTACGAGTTCTTTCTCTCTGCAGCATTCCAAACAGAAACTACTCCCTGGATTCAAACTGTGTGCATTCAAACTGTATCCATTCAAAGTGTATCCATTCAAACTGTGTCCATTCAAACTGAATCCATTCAAACTGTATCTACCCGGCTttgtaatacatttgtaaaaacaaaatacaagaaatatgttttcaaagaaattaaactacactgtgtgtgtgtgtgtgtgtgtgtgtgtgtgagtgtgtgtgtgagtgtgtgtgtgtgcacctagCTGTTGGACACAATCTGTTCTCTCGTCTCTCCTGGCAACCAGCCAGCCCATAATGATCCTGGTTACTGTGGCTCTGATTAAACTGACAGCTCAGCACAAGAGAAAGAGTCAACAAGAGAGAGTCAACACTTCAACCatcacactaaccctaaccctaaccctccaaccctaaccctaacactgcaaacatctctctctctctctctctctctctctctctcttgttcagTCTCTGTGCTGGACTTTGAAGCCAATGAGATTCTGAGCGGAGCTGAGAGAGCGAGGGAgcgtgtgagagagggagggaggagggagagagtttAGAGGGGCATTAGTGACCcgtgcacagagacagagactcaCACTCAAAGAATGGACTGACCGCATCGCTTCAACTAAACTGAGTCTCAAACTGCTTATATTTCTGattcttattattttttgatgaaaaatcaaaagaagattcttgttttttttaagctatcCCTGTTCACAATGGAGACTGTGAAATTTGACAGATAAAACCTTTTGAGTTTTTCAACAACGAAAATGTCAGTTCTAATGACAGCTACGCTCCGCAGCTACGTGAGCGCCAGACTCTACACAGACTCAACGTTATGTAACACAATCCCTTATTTATCTATTCGCTGGATCAAATGCAACGTCGTGGATGAACAGACAAGAAGGAAATAAAGGAGAAGAAGAAGGGGGAGTGAGACTGAAAGAGGAAGGACCGCTCAGGTGAGTGAGGGCTCTCCTTGAAGACCGTCACAAAGACTTcgagtcaaaacgtttgtcattgaatttactaaGCTTCATTTAGTGTGTCTATTGAacactgggagggactgggagggactgggagggaggcagtgtggctctagtggagctgaggagggactgggagggagggaagcagtgtggctctagtggagctgaggagggactgggagggagggaagcagtgtggctctagtggagctgaggagggactgggagggagggaggcagtgtggctctagtggagctgaggagggactgggagggagggaagcagtgtggctctagtggagctgaggagggactgggagggagggaggcagtgtggctctagtggttagagctgaggagggactgggagggagggaagcagtgtggctctagtggagctgaggagggactgggagggagggaggcggtgtgtctctagtggttagagctgaggagggactgggagggagggaagcagtgtggctctagtggagctgaggagggactgggagggagggagggagggaggcagtgtggctccagTCGTTCGCTGCAGTTCTCTCCAGTAGATGATTGCTGGCAGAGGCTCGCTGTTACTCATTGTTGTTTGAGGGGTAATGGAGCGAGTAACAGCTGAGTAAGCAGAGTGTCAGTAAACCctgagaaaggagaggagagaggagagacacaaatagatttgcttctgaaaagactcctcacgGTCGATTGTCTGTTTCTCTGTGCAGGTGCCCCGAGACCAGACCTGACGAGTGGATATACAGAGCCTGCCagacctgagacacacacacactgagacacacacacacgcatgcacgcacacactgacactgtgATGGAGAGAGACGACAGCTCCCTGCCCCTCTACCCGATCGAACAATGGCAGAACACCAGCCAGTCCTCCCCTGCCTCTCTAGCACCCCCTagcccccccaccaccccctcctcctccccctcgtCCTGCCACATCGACGAATCCTACAAATACATCTTCCTGCCCTTGTGCTACTCTGTCACCTTCCTCCTCAGCCTGGTCCTGAACTCCATCATCCTGCATCGCTCCTTCTGCGGGGGTGGGCACCGCGGAGGAGGCAGAGCCAAGCGCTGGACCCCCTCCCTCACCTACATGGTCAACCTGGCCACCACTGACCTCATGTACGGCCTCTCGCTGCCCTTCCTGATTGCCAGCTACGCCATGCGGGACCGCTGGGTGTTCGGGGACCCCGTGTGCCGGCTGGTGCGTTTCCTCTTCTACTTCAACCTCTACTGCAGCCTGGCCTTCCTGGCCTGCATCTCCCTGCACCGCTACCTGGGCGTGTGCCACCCCTTGCGCTCCCTGGCCAGCGGGGGGCCCCGCCGGGCCGTCAAGGGGGTCTGCCTGCTGGTCTGGGCCGTGGTGTTCGCTCTCACCAGTCCCATTTTCCGCTTCGCCCGCACTGGGAGCAACCGGGACGGGAACACGGTGTGCTGGGACGACGCGCCGGACTGGGAGCTGCAGGACTACGTTCCTTACGGGATCACCCTCCACGTGCTGCTCTTCTGCCTGCCCTTCGGGGTCATCGGGTGGTGTTACTCCAGGGTGGCCCGGACCATCTTCCGAAGcctgggggaggagggaggaggaggaggaggaggagacggggtgctcccctcctcctcctcctctccccagcCCCCTCCCTCGCACTCCTTCCTCAGTCTCCGGCGGCGGCGCCAGTCCCTGCGCACGGTGGTGACCATCACGCTGCTGCTGGCGCTCTGCTTCCTGCCCTTCCACGTCACGCGCACCGTCTTCCTGCTGCTCAAGGGCTCGGCCTGGGGGGCCGACTGCCGCACCGTCGCGCTCGTCTCCATCTGCTACAAGCTGACCCGGCCGCTCGCCTCCTTCAATGCCTGGCTCAACGCCCTGCTCTACTTCCTCACCAAGGGGAGGGGCGGGGCTGCCAGGGGAGGGGCCCGGAGAGAGGGCGGGGCCCAGAGGCTGGAGGTGCTGCAGCAGAAGCAAGACCCGGAGAGGAAGAGCGCACCCCCCGCGGACAGCGGCTTCAAAACCTTGCACTGAGACACGGGGACACTGAGACATTGAGACACAGGGACATTGAGACACAGGGACACGGAGACATTGAGACACAGGGACACAGAGCCACAGAGACATTGAGACACAGGGACACAGAGACATTGAGATCTGGAGACACAGGGACATGGAGACATTGAGACCGGGAGACATTGAGATCCGGAGACACAGAGACATTGAGACACAGGGACATTGAGACACAGGGACACGGAGACATTGAGACACAGGGACACAAAGCCACAAAGACATTGAGACACAGGGACACAGAGACATTGAGATCCGGAGACACAGAGACATTGAGACACAGGGACATGGAGACATTGAGATCCGGAGACACAGAGACATGGAGACACTGAGTCAGGGACaatgagacacagagacaccCGAATAGACAAACTGTATCCTAAAGTATTATCCATGAGAAAATGTACACTATAGGATTATGTGGGAGACTATGTCCTGTTGGATTATCTGTGAGACGCTGTCCTGTCGGATTATCTATGAGACTCTGTCCTGTCGAATTATCTATGAGACTCTGTCCTGTCGAATTATCTATGAGACTCTGTCCTGTCGAATTATCTATGAGACTCTGTCCTGTCGAATTATCTATGAGACTCTGTCCTGTCGAATTATCTATGAGACTCTGTCCTGTCGAATTATCTATGAGACTCTGTCCTGTCGAATTATCTATGAGACTCTGTCCTGTCGAATTATCTGTGTCCTGTAGGATTATTTGCAAGTCTGTCCTGTGTAGAATTATTAATCTGTGTTGTTACAATGAGACAGTGATAGCGAGACTGGATTAGCGGTGAGACTGTTTCCTATTGAGGTTCTATAGGAAGCCCTCTGAGACGACCGCATCTCCTGGGTTATCTGTGAGACTGTGTGTGATCCCTACAGGATCCCATGTGATCTATTGGGATCTCTGAGAGACTCTCTGAGGAACTGGCATTTGAATGCTGGCTGCTTGTTGATTTCCTTAACAGTCTGTATTGAGAAATCacacggggaggggggggggggggtgtcctaATTGCTTAGATTCACGACCGTACCAATAAAAGAAAGCTTCTTCCTCTCGGCACGCATCCGCTTCCGTGGGGTTTGTgttcaatgtgttgtttttgcagaatttcagtattttttttgctgtttttgtttttggttgttcATTTTGTTCAGAGTTCACAGTCATGGCATTTCTGACGTTAATCATCTTGGGAAACGTTCCTGAACGCAAACCCAAAGTTCAAACTACCTCCGGGACCAGCGGAGTGAAAACTAACagcaaacaaaatattaaacagcgCGGGACGCCTTCTCACTCCTATAGACACGTGAGTCTGTTTACTATTGAAGcaagcctgccctggagggagggagggagggagcagttcagtctcaagtctgccctggactgcactggagggagcaccctttctcttagggagggagggagggagggagcagttcagtctcacgCATGCCCTGGACtgcactggagggagcaccctttctcttagggagggagggagggagggagcagttcagtctcaagtctgccctggactgcactggagggagcaccctttctcttagggagggagggagggagggagggagcagttcagtctcaagtctgccctggactgcactggagggagggagggagcagttcagtctccatgcctcaagcctgccctggactggagggagccccttTTCTCtcagggagggagggacggagcagttcagtctcaagcctgccctggactggagggaaccCCCAATCCCCATTGAGAATGACCAGTTCTTATTTCACACACTGTGCCTGTGAAGTTCCTTCACAAATTCTGCACCTTGTTCATTCTTAAAAACACAGCAAGCACACAGTGTTCCATTACATCATTAACTCtaaagacccgcccacctgctgttCTAGAACAGAATTCTCAGATTGGTCCCGGTGCATTGTGACATCACTGAAACACTCTCCAGCAGGGAAACCAGTGTGAACCGGCCCCAGGGTTCCCGGGCCCAGACTTCCGATCGCTGTGTATAAAAAACTCAAGCCATTAATGAGACGCCTGACCCTGGGTTCAAagaataacagaaaaaaataaaacactgtgagagagagagagagagtcattcCTCAATAAGTATCTACTGACTATTTTACAGATTAATTTATTTAGTGGTTAGaattgagagacagagagggaagcagtgtggctctagtggttagaactgAATACTTCTAAGacaagcactatatatatatatatatatatatatatatatatatatatatatatatatatatatatatatattattattattatttatttcttagcagacgcccatataTATAGTGAaggatttgtaatcaattattctaccgttttaagtacctgaaatatccttttcttatatatatatatataacaagaatgcaaatatatgtttataattaaaaTTCTATGTATGTTATTTAGCACTGTACACGAGTTCTCATTTTTGGTTGCAGTTCCACGGGAGTGCGCAGGGAGGCGCTGTTGCCCTGGCCGTCTCGATATTAGTCAGAATACATTTAGCTGCAGACTGTACTATATAtagaaaacattgtttttattagCGATAAATCACGTATTATAATTATTTAGGGTTTCGAGCGGGCGTCGGGAGGGGAACGGCGGGTGtaggggacgggacggggcgggGGGtgatcaaaaaaaaataataattaaaaaaaaaagcgagAACCGCGTCCCGCTAAATAACTGTGCtgctataaaacataaataaatacagaggatttaaactTCACCGCAGACggggaaacttttaaaagattGCGTCAGAGGCGATCTTTCAGTTTTGCGGCGTTATTCGGATGTTTGACGCGATTAAAGTGATTTTCATTATCTTTTCAAACACGGTTTTACTGTTCGCTATTCGTCGTGCTGACGGGTTTTTAGAATGGAAACCAATtagttgttttaatttttatttttacttgctGTTCGGACTCGTTTGAAAAACTATTTttggttttctctctctctctctctctcctcggcCCTCGCTGTGTGCGGCTACgtttacagcccccccccccgggtccTGGCTTGCTGAACTAAAAATGCGCAAGTGTGGCTGAATCTGTCGCTGTTTCCCGGCGGTTTCCGAGCGCTTTGAACCGAGGGGAAGAGGGTGAGGCCTGCGGGTCGGGCTTTCACCGGGCTAGAGTAGCTGCGCTCGCTGGATTCGGGTGCAGGGGGGCCGGCTGCAGTGGCAGTCTCGAGTCCGCGGGCCCAGCGAGACGATATGGAGCGGATGGAGGTGGATCAGTGCGCAGGCGCAGGAAGCGGAGGAGGGGCTCTGCGGCGGTCCAACAGCGCCCCCATGATCACCGGTGTCAGGTACGGGTACTGCAGACTGACTGTTTACTGacagtatcattattattattattattattattattattattattattattagtttatttagcagatgcctttatccaaggcgatttacagagactagggtgtgtgaactatgcatcagctgcagagtcacttacaactacgtctcacccgaaagacggagcacaaggaggtgaagtgacttgctcagggtcacacaatgagtcagtggctgagctgggatttgaaccggagacctcctggttgcaagcccttttctttaagcactggagCACACGATATTACGTTTGTAATCCAGTAATGCACTTAAATTCAGAGGATCGATACAGTTTATGATGTACAGGGAAATGTGTTAATCTCTTACGATGATAGTTAATTAACATTACTGTtggccctatatatatatatctaggaAGAAGTAAtcgataaactgaaaactcactattttaataatacgTTTCCATCTTCATTGAAGTAGCGAGCTTTCATTGCGTCGATGATTTTTGTTCTCCAATGAGTATCTCTTGGGTCCTCGTTCTCTTGGACACGGAgctgctgtttgctgttttattcTGACGCTCGTACCCCACTGCCCAGTTTGAAAAGTCCTCTCTCCGCCCCGGTCCTCACGCCTGTCTCTCCCGCGTCTCTCCCACTCAGTGACGGCGCGGCCGTGTTCCACGCGGGGGGGTCCGCGCGCTATCGGAGGAGCAGCGTGTCCGTCAATCTCAGCTGCCCGGGTCAGGTGAGTCGAGTGGGGTaaaagcactgtgtgtgtgtgtgtgtgtgagagagagagtgagggagtctgtgagtgtgtgtctcacccccctcccctctctctctctctctctctctctctctctctctctctctctctctcaggccctCCCCCTGTCTCCATTCCGACTGGCCAGCGGTCGGTTGGAGCCTCACAAGCAGGTGAGTCTCTGGGGTGGTTCattgattattgattattgattgttGATTAGCTCAGAGAGGATGAGGAAGGGTCCTTGTCGGAGGCTGTTAGGAAGGTTTGGGGACTTGAGCGCATGGTTAAGCCCCTGCTGGCTGATGATTGATGATTGGTTATTGGTTATTGATCTGTCGATTTGGTTTCTCAGGAGGAGAGCATGGAGATGAACTCCAGAGACACGCTGCCGAGGAACAGGTGAGGCTGCCTTCTATTTGTGTAACTCTCCCAAATCCCAAATCCACCAGACACCCAGCAGCGCTGGAGCTAGAAACTTTAGAAATCCACTCAGTAAGTTCAGTGAGAGGCGTTTGGACGAGAAGCCTTTCTCAGTGCAGAGTTaaccattgaatttacactgaagacactgagaaagacttctagtggaaacgttagccattgaatttacactgaagacactgagaaagacttctaatggaaacgttagtcattgaattaaactgaagacgctgagaaagacttctagttgaaacgttagtcattgaattaaactgaagacgctgagaaagacttctagtggaaacgttagccattaaatttacactgaagacgctgagaaagacttctagtggaaacatttctcATGatgtagtttcttttagtatttaatcATATTACTTGTCTCCACAGCTCCCAGCACTCCCAGCACACAGCCAGGCACTGGGATGAAGGATTCTCACTGGTGAGTCCAGGAGGGGGTAAACCCAGTGTTACCcagaaacgctggtctgcttgactcagccTCTTCTagttcaataacgctgatgaaggcactggagtccaaacgctggtctgcttgactcagtttaggttcaataacactgatgaaggcactggatcccaaacgctggtctgcttgactcagtttagtttcaataacgctgatgaaggcactggagcccaaacgctggtctgcttgactgagTTGTGTAACCAGCTAATTCTTTCCCTATTTTGCAGCCAATCCATGCTGTTGACAGCGGGGTCACACCAAATTCCTCCCCCAGTCCGACAAGGAGGTTTGCAAGGTAGGTTCCTTTTCTCtctgtttttaaaaagacagGAATCCAGacataagttttaaaaaaacagtttcaggAGTGTTTTTTTAAGGACTGCTTTGAAAACGTCCCTCAGATTGAACAGCGATACGAACCCCTTTTCCAAAAGACTTCAGTCGAAAACATCGGTCATTGAAAGCATTTCTCTCTCTGTCCAGCAGGGGGAGTGTGAGCCCCAGTGTGCGCTCCCCACCCCTGGGGTCCCTCAAGAGGAAAGGTGAgcacccccctctctcctctagaACACCCTCTCAACTAGAACCCCTCACCACTCTAAAACCCTTCTCTACTCTAAAacctgtgtttattcatttaactGCTGTAGAACCCCCCACTCTATTCAAGAACCCATCTCTACTATAGAACCTTTGCCTATTCTAGAACATATCAGCTCTAGAACACAATTTACTCTAAAACCCTTTCTATTCAAGAACCCTTCTGTACTCTAGAACCTCTCCTTGTCCCCTCTCAGGTGGCGTGGATCTCGATGCCCCGCCTAAGAAGCTGTTTGTGGCGGGGGTGCCGGGACGGGGGCGCCAGGACTCTGCTCTCCTCACTGCGGGCTGCTCTCTCAGGTAACGCCCCCTAGAGGCACTAGAGATGCGTCACTCCTGCTGGAGCTCTGGAATGTGTGCTGGAGGCGTGTCATACAGCTGTTTGATGTGTTgatgtctctctcctccccccatCTCGTCTCTCAGTGTGTTCCCTGCTGGGTGTGTCGGAGCTGGGGTCCCAGTCTGCACTCCCCCCCAGGACCCCCCTCCTCTGTCCCTCGCGGTCTCCCTGCCGGCCCCCCGCTCGCCACTCTGCTTCCCTCAAGCCTTCACCACACAGCCCCCCGGCATCTAACCAGTCACAGGGCTGGAGAGGATGGGGCACTGGGGGCTGGGCCAATCAGAGGACAAGAGACCAGGAGCGGGGCCAATCAGAGACCGGAGACCAGGAGCGGGGCCAATCAGAAACCTGGGAACTGAGACAATCggaggagaggaaaggagaggacaACATGCTGGACCAATCAGAGAAAAGGAGACCAGTGGGTCGGGCCAATCAGAAAGGAGTGTTTTGTGTTTCCTGTCATCAGTTTTTCCTTCCTGGTGACCCAGTTGAAGTAAGGAAATGAAGGAGCAGGCGGCTGGCAGGAGTGCTTTGTGTTCTCTCAGAGCGGAGCGCTTCACAGAGGGGGGTCTggagcatcattttaaaatgtgcttttatttttgttataaaaataTTTTGAGTAAATCACACCCTGTGTATCTTCAGCCTACAGAATCATccaacccaaacacacacaccgacacgcTGACTCGAGcactggggttcagagctcccctcaatgaagtctgttactattattaatattgaaatgatcaggagccaggagtttgagcagggttacaaactcacactagccctgctgctgctgctgctgctgctgcacccagtcctggggttcagagctcccctcaatgaagtctagtattattattattattattattattattattattattattattattattattattattgcaatgatcaggagccaggagtttgagcagggttagataCACACACCCTGCTGCAAAACTACAaagtgacacgcacacacacacgcacacgcacgcgcacacacacacacgcacacgcacacgcacacacaggagGATGAAGGGTTGGAGGAGTATTTGAAACTttgtaaatagaaaaataataaataaataaataaagaaagtattttttatgAACTTGTAAAAGGCACACGCTGTGTATTTCTGAATCCTGCCATCTTTCACTGATCCCCCAGTCATTCCGAGCGCGTCCTGTTTGTCAAACTAAAGCTCTGTCACGCATTCtagtgaaaaacaaaatgtgcaacgACCTCTGAAGGTCACATACATATAGAAAGAAATACATCTATAGGAATAAAATGTGAGTACTGAACACCCTGTCCCTGACTCTTATTGATTCAGCTCGCGCTATTTTTTCTGtcatgtatatattattatttatttttatttcttaacagattatatatgtgtgtgtgtgtgtgtgtgtgtgtgtgtctcagtgtgtgtgtgtgtgtttcagtgtgtgtgtgtgtctgtgtgtctcagtgtgtgtgtgtgtgtttcagtgtgtgtgtgtgtgtgtgtgtctcagtgtgtgtgtgtgtgtgtgtgtgtctcagtgtgtgtgtgtgtgtttcagtgtgtgtgtgtgtctgtgtgtctcagtgtgtgtgtgtgtgagtgtgtgtgtgtgtgtgtgtctcagtgtgtgtgtgtgtgtgtgtgtgtgtctcagtgtgtgtgtgtgtgtgtgtttcagtgtgtgtgtgtgtgtgtgtgtgtctcagtgtgtgtgtgtgtgtttcagtgtgtctgtgtgtctcagtgtgtgtgtgtgtgagtgtgtgtgtgtgtgtgtgtgtctcagtgtgtgtgtgtgtgtgtgtgtgtgtctcagtgtgtgtgtgtgtgtttcagtgtgtgtgtgtgtctgtgtgtctcagtgtgtgtgagtgtgtgtgtgtgtgtgcgcgtgtttaTATGTTGATatatagctgtggccaaaagttttgcatcacctaacattttaggattgagacatgattttgaaaaaaaaaaaaactatatgaacataattgaaatattttattaaacatcgtgtaatcaaagaaactacaaaatgagatcgcagaaaagtctaccggaagttataatagtagtatagtagcatttcctgttagattttcgaaatgtcacattattcaaTTTGTTAGTTTTTCAGTTAAGTCTgtggaaaactatacaaagcgctggtgtgtagtttaatatattaacattatacagcaggtttcattcgacttcatgaagccaAACGAGTTCATTCTAGCGGACAAAATCACAAATATCAGGCAATagatacacattattattattattattat from Acipenser ruthenus unplaced genomic scaffold, fAciRut3.2 maternal haplotype, whole genome shotgun sequence includes the following:
- the LOC131731608 gene encoding P2Y purinoceptor 3-like — its product is MHAHTDTVMERDDSSLPLYPIEQWQNTSQSSPASLAPPSPPTTPSSSPSSCHIDESYKYIFLPLCYSVTFLLSLVLNSIILHRSFCGGGHRGGGRAKRWTPSLTYMVNLATTDLMYGLSLPFLIASYAMRDRWVFGDPVCRLVRFLFYFNLYCSLAFLACISLHRYLGVCHPLRSLASGGPRRAVKGVCLLVWAVVFALTSPIFRFARTGSNRDGNTVCWDDAPDWELQDYVPYGITLHVLLFCLPFGVIGWCYSRVARTIFRSLGEEGGGGGGGDGVLPSSSSSPQPPPSHSFLSLRRRRQSLRTVVTITLLLALCFLPFHVTRTVFLLLKGSAWGADCRTVALVSICYKLTRPLASFNAWLNALLYFLTKGRGGAARGGARREGGAQRLEVLQQKQDPERKSAPPADSGFKTLH
- the LOC131731609 gene encoding P2R1A-PPP2R2A-interacting phosphatase regulator 1-like isoform X2, which encodes MERMEVDQCAGAGSGGGALRRSNSAPMITGVSDGAAVFHAGGSARYRRSSVSVNLSCPGQALPLSPFRLASGRLEPHKQEESMEMNSRDTLPRNSSQHSQHTARHWDEGFSLPIHAVDSGVTPNSSPSPTRRFARGSVSPSVRSPPLGSLKRKGGVDLDAPPKKLFVAGVPGRGRQDSALLTAGCSLSVFPAGCVGAGVPVCTPPQDPPPLSLAVSLPAPRSPLCFPQAFTTQPPGI
- the LOC131731609 gene encoding P2R1A-PPP2R2A-interacting phosphatase regulator 1-like isoform X1, whose translation is MERMEVDQCAGAGSGGGALRRSNSAPMITGVSDGAAVFHAGGSARYRRSSVSVNLSCPGQALPLSPFRLASGRLEPHKQEESMEMNSRDTLPRNSSQHSQHTARHWDEGFSLPIHAVDSGVTPNSSPSPTRRFASRGSVSPSVRSPPLGSLKRKGGVDLDAPPKKLFVAGVPGRGRQDSALLTAGCSLSVFPAGCVGAGVPVCTPPQDPPPLSLAVSLPAPRSPLCFPQAFTTQPPGI
- the LOC131731609 gene encoding P2R1A-PPP2R2A-interacting phosphatase regulator 1-like isoform X3: MERMEVDQCAGAGSGGGALRRSNSAPMITGVSDGAAVFHAGGSARYRRSSVSVNLSCPGQEESMEMNSRDTLPRNSSQHSQHTARHWDEGFSLPIHAVDSGVTPNSSPSPTRRFASRGSVSPSVRSPPLGSLKRKGGVDLDAPPKKLFVAGVPGRGRQDSALLTAGCSLSVFPAGCVGAGVPVCTPPQDPPPLSLAVSLPAPRSPLCFPQAFTTQPPGI